Proteins found in one Arachis stenosperma cultivar V10309 chromosome 8, arast.V10309.gnm1.PFL2, whole genome shotgun sequence genomic segment:
- the LOC130944959 gene encoding rhodanese-like domain-containing protein 11, chloroplastic, which translates to MGAVSLPINIVSLTNSNSNSNFTSLSATSHYASLSSLQLTPSLTATTTLSLKSVVRVQADSEDYELKQMRDMAAARKRREALIRDGKVKVLTPREAGYAVQLSNKPFLDVRPSNEHNKAWVRGSTWIPIFDVDKRLDAGSIPRKVTNFVMGGWWSGLPTLSYDSQFLAKVEEKFPKDTELIVACQKGLRSLAACELLYNAGYQNLFWVQGGLEAADDEDLIVEGPMPLKFAGIGGVSEFLGWTDQQRAAAAKEGWGYRLVFSARLLGVFLAVDALYLGAQQIGRYIQDIRSH; encoded by the exons atgggaGCTGTTTCTCTTCCCATAAACATTGTTAGCCTTACAAATTCCAATTCCAATTCCAATTTCACTTCTCTCTCTGCAACTTCTCACTATGCTTCTCTCTCTTCCTTACAACTCACTCCTTCTCTCACTGCCACCACAACACTCTCTTTG AAGAGTGTTGTTAGAGTTCAAGCTGATAGTGAGGACTATGAATTGAAGCAAATGAGGGACATGGCTGCTGCTAGAAAGAGACGGGAAGCTCTg ataAGAGATGGAAAGGTTAAAGTTCTTACCCCAAGGGAAGCTGGTTATGCAGTTCAGCTTTCGAACAAGCCCTTTCTTGATGTTCGACCCTCGAACGAGCACAACAAG GCATGGGTCAGAGGTTCAACCTGGATTCCGATATTTGATGTTGACAAAAGGCTAGATGCTGGAAGCATTCCAAGAAAAGTCACGAATTTCGTTATGG GAGGTTGGTGGAGTGGCTTGCCTACACTGTCTTATGATAG CCAGTTCTTAGCCAAAGTTGAGGAGAAGTTCCCGAAAGATACAGAATTGATAGTTGCATGCCAGAAGGGACTGAG ATCCTTGGCTGCTTGTGAACTGTTGTACAACGCCGGCTATCAAAACCTGTTCTGGGTTCAAGGAGGATTAGAGGCTGCTGATGACGAG GATCTCATCGTAGAGGGTCCTATGCCTCTTAAGTTTGCCGGTATTGGTGGCGTTTCAGAATTCCTTGG TTGGACTGATCAGCAAAGAGCGGCTGCAGCGAAGGAAGGTTGGGGTTATAGATTAGTGTTCTCGGCACGGCTG CTTGGAGTCTTTCTTGCGGTAGATGCATTATATCTCGGTGCACAGCAAATTGGTCGCTATATCCAGGATATCAGGAGTCATTAG
- the LOC130943293 gene encoding histone acetyltransferase of the MYST family 2-like, protein MGSLEAPTTTENGSTATPAGNGKSLATDGTARVPPPEMTSEKPPDSDSSKRRRSSVLPLEVGTRVMCRWRDGKYHPVKVIERRKVSSSDPNDYEYYVHYTEFNRRLDEWVKLEQLDLESVEAVVDEKVEEKGATGLKMTRHQKRKIDETHVEGHEELDAASLREHEEFTKVKNIATIELGRYEIETWYFSPFPPEYNDCLKLYFCEFCLNFMKRKEQLQRHMRKCDLKHPPGDEIYRSGTLSMFEVDGKKNKVYGQNLCYLAKLFLDHKTLYYDVDLFLFYVLCECDDRGCHMVGYFSKEKHSEESYNLACILTLPPYQRKGYGKFLIAFSYELSKKEGKVGTPERPLSDLGLLSYRGYWTRVLLDILKKHKGNISIKELSDMTAIKAEDILTTLQSLELIQYRKGQHVICADPKVLDRHLKAAGRGGLEVDVSKLIWTPYKEQS, encoded by the exons ATGGGTTCGCTCGAAGCACCAACGACTACCGAAAACGGTTCCACCGCCACTCCCGCCGGCAACGGCAAATCTCTGGCCACAGACGGCACTGCACGTGTTCCTCCTCCGGAGATGACGTCGGAGAAGCCTCCGGATTCGGACTCATCGAAGCGCCGGAGATCGTCGGTGCTTCCCCTGGAGGTCGGGACGAGGGTTATGTGCCGGTGGAGGGACGGCAAATACCACCCTGTCAAGGTTATCGAACGCCGCAAGGTTTCTTCCAGTGACCCCAACGATTACGAGTATTACGTTCATTACACAGAGT TTAATAGAAGGCTTGATGAGTGGGTGAAGCTCGAACAGCTTGATCTTGAGTCAGTAGAGGCTGTTGTTGATGAGAAAGTGGAGGAGAAG GGGGCAACAGGCTTGAAGATGACACGCCACCAAAAGAGGAAGATTGATGAGACACATGTAGAG GGCCATGAGGAGCTTGATGCTGCCAGTTTGCGAGAACACGAGGAATTTACCAAAGTGAAAAATATAGCTACTATTGAACTTGGAAGATATGAGATTGAGACATGGTACTTCTCCCCCTTCCCACCAGAATACAATGACTGTTTGAAGCTGTACTTCTGTGAGTTTTGCCTCAATTTCATGAAACGGAAAGAACAGCTTCAGAGGCATATG AGAAAATGTGATCTTAAGCATCCCCCTGGTGATGAAATATATAGAAGTGGTACCCTGTCAATGTTTGAG GTTGACGGGAAGAAGAACAAGGTTTATGGCCAGAATCTGTGTTATTTGGCAAAGTTGTTTCTTGATCACAAGACCCTCTATTATGATGTAGACCTATTTCTGTTCTATGTTTTGTGTGAATGTGATGATCGAGGATGCCACATGGTTGGCTATTTCTCTAAG GAAAAACATTCCGAGGAATCCTACAATTTGGCATGTATCCTCACGCTTCCACCTTACCAAAGGAAAGGTTATGGCAAATTTCTAATAGCCTTCT CATATGAACTTTCCAAGAAGGAGGGCAAAGTTGGCACGCCAGAAAGACCCCTTTCAGATCTTGGACTGCTAAGCTACAGAGGATATTGGACCAGGGTTCTCTTGGACATTCTGAAAAAGCACAAGGGTAACATTTCCATCAAG GAGCTAAGTGATATGACTGCCATTAAAGCCGAAGATATATTGACAACTCTTCAGAGCCTAGAATTGATACAATACAGGAAAGGACAGCATGTTATTTGTGCAGATCCTAAGGTTCTTGATCGCCATCTTAAAGCTGCTGGTAGAGGGGGTCTTGAGGTTGATGTTAGCAAATTGATCTGGACCCCTTACAAGGAACAAAGTTGA
- the LOC130943713 gene encoding cytochrome P450 71AP13-like — MSLLTWLKEERLITPFFFISTLIFLILLTKFLLTNNSRNKKKRKSKNNIKNLPPSPPKLPIIGNLHQLGTNPHISLQTLAQKYGPIIHLQLGEVPTVVVSSSKVAKEVLRTHDLALASRPQLYSAKYLFYNCTNVVFSPYGAYWRHIRKICILELLSSKRVQSYSSAREQEVARLVQRVAETYPRVCNLSKMLGLYANDILCRVAFGRDFSVEGEYQRHGFQKMLDEYQELLGGFSVGDFFPSLEFIHGLTGAKSRLKETSRRFDQLFDQILYEHKACNNNKVDEEKDLVDVLLEVQKNGSHEMPLTTDNIKAIILDMFAAGTDTTFITLDWGMTELVMNPQIMKRAQKEIRDIMGERKVILESDVHQFHYMKAIIKEVFRLHPPVPVLVPRESMEDIVLEGFEIPARTRFFVNAWAIGRDPESWEDPNEFKPERFLGSDVDYKGNDFELIPFGAGRRGCPAIAFAAAVIELGLARLLHSFDWELPHGVKAQDLDLTDVFGISMHRRQNLHVVAKPYFP, encoded by the exons ATGTCTCTTCTTACATGGCTTAAGGAAGAAAGACTTATTACACCATTTTTCTTCATCTCCACACTAATTTTCCTCATTCTATTAACAAAGTTCCTCCTCACAAACAATTcaagaaacaagaaaaaaagaaaatccaaaaacaatataaaaaatcTTCCTCCAAGTCCACCAAAACTTCCCATAATTGGAAACCTCCACCAACTAGGCACAAACCCCCACATTTCTCTTCAAACACTTGCACAAAAATATGGGCCAATAATTCACCTTCAACTAGGTGAAGTCCCAACAGTGGTTGTTTCATCATCTAAGGTTGCAAAAGAAGTGCTTAGAACACATGATCTTGCACTTGCAAGCCGTCCACAACTATATTCAGCTAAGTACCTTTTCTACAATTGCACTAATGTTGTGTTCTCTCCCTATGGTGCTTATTGGAGGCATATTAGAAAGATTTGCATACTTGAGCTTCTAAGTTCCAAAAGGGTACAATCATATAGTTCTGCTAGGGAACAAGAAGTTGCTCGTTTAGTTCAAAGG GTTGCAGAGACTTATCCAAGAGTTTGCAATCTTTCTAAGATGCTTGGACTGTACGCAAACGATATTCTTTGTCGCGTGGCATTCGGAAGAGATTTTTCGGTAGAAGGAGAGTACCAAAGACATGGATTCCAGAAGATGCTTGATGAGTACCAAGAACTACTTGGAGGGTTCAGTGTTGGTGACTTCTTTCCTTCATTGGAGTTCATACATGGCTTAACAGGTGCAAAATCGAGGCTTAAAGAAACTTCTAGAAGATTTGATCAGCTCTTTGATCAGATATTGTATGAACATAAAGcatgtaataataataaggtgGATGAAGAAAAGGACCTTGTTGATGTTTTGCTTGAAGTTCAGAAGAATGGCTCACATGAAATGCCTCTCACCACTGATAATATCAAAGCAATTATTTTG GACATGTTTGCTGCAGGAACTGATACAACATTCATTACCCTTGATTGGGGAATGACAGAACTTGTAATGAACCCACAAATTATGAAAAGGGCacaaaaagaaataagagacaTCATGGGAGAAAGAAAAGTTATCCTAGAGAGTGATGTTCACCAATTTCACTACATGAAAGCCATAATCAAAGAAGTGTTCCGGCTACATCCTCCGGTGCCGGTTTTAGTCCCGAGAGAATCCATGGAAGACATAGTCCTAGAAGGATTCGAAATCCCGGCAAGAACAAGATTCTTTGTCAATGCTTGGGCTATAGGAAGGGATCCTGAGAGTTGGGAAGATCCTAACGAGTTTAAACCAGAGAGGTTCTTAGGGAGTGATGTTGATTATAAAGGGAATGATTTTGAGTTGATTCCATTTGGAGCAGGGAGAAGAGGGTGTCCAGCGATTGCGTTCGCGGCCGCAGTTATTGAGCTTGGTCTGGCTCGGCTGCTACATAGTTTTGATTGGGAGCTTCCTCATGGTGTTAAAGCTCAAGATTTGGACCTCACTGATGTCTTTGGAATTTCCATGCATAGGAGACAAAATCTTCATGTTGTTGCTAAGCCATATTTTCCATAA
- the LOC130946221 gene encoding 3'-5' exonuclease-like: MYRTSSRIHRFGISSSCNSNSGASKYTINFGGKAIETTVTNKAIIVDQWIEEINVLYAGKSTVVVGLDVEWRPNYSRYMENNKSATLQLCIDDKCLILQLFYIDNLTLSLKNFLMNPNFTFVGVEVGDDISKIRNEYDLNCGAHADIRELAMEKWPGRFRRPGLKDLAKDVVGLSMKKPKHVSMSNWEARVLSIEQVEYACIDAYASYKIGHKLLMDD, from the coding sequence ATGTATAGAACATCATCAAGGATCCATAGATTTGGCATTAGTAGTAGTTGTAATAGTAATAGTGGTGCTTCCAAATACACAATCAACTTTGGTGGAAAAGCAATTGAAACAACAGTTACAAACAAAGCCATCATTGTAGATCAATGGATTGAAGAAATCAATGTTCTTTATGCTGGAAAATCAACCGTAGTAGTTGGTTTAGATGTTGAATGGAGGCCAAATTATTCTCGCTACATGGAAAACAACAAATCCGCAACATTGCAACTTTGCATTGATGACAAATGCCTAATCTTGCAACTCTTCTACATTGACAATTTGACACTTTCTCTCAAGAACTTCCTCATGAACCCTAATTTCACTTTTGTGGGGGTTGAGGTTGGTGATGATATTTCTAAGATTAGAAATGAGTATGATCTCAATTGTGGTGCACATGCCGATATTAGAGAGCTTGCAATGGAAAAATGGCCCGGCCGGTTTCGCCGGCCGGGGTTGAAGGATCTGGCTAAGGATGTGGTTGGTTTGAGTATGAAGAAGCCTAAGCATGTGAGTATGAGTAATTGGGAAGCTAGGGTTTTGAGCATTGAACAAGTTGAGTATGCATGTATTGATGCCTATGCTTCTTACAAGATTGGTCACAAGCTTCTCATGGATGATTAA
- the LOC130946223 gene encoding uncharacterized protein LOC130946223: protein MSGSSSSSPSIKSYRGISGASTIEHNPDTSKYTIRFGGTAIETTVTDKSTVVDQWVEDMNALYATNSSIVVGIDIERCAIRNKSATLNLCIDKKCLVVQLFYIDNLPKLALERYSHWWPSWADPPSLKDLANDLVRLSMKKPKLVSLSNWGARVLSIEQVEYACVDAHVSYQIGHKLLRDD from the exons ATGTCTGGatcgtcatcatcatcaccatcaatCAAAAGTTATAGAGGAATTAGCGGTGCTTCAACCATTGAACACAACCCTGACACTTCCAAATACACCATCAGATTTGGCGGAACTGCAATTGAAACCACAGTCACTGACAAATCAACCGTTGTTGATCAATGGGTTGAAGACATGAACGCTCTATATGCAACAAATTCATCCATTGTTGTTGGCATAGATATTGAACGGTGTGCCATAAGAAACAAATCCGCAACATTGAATCTTTGCATTGATAAGAAGTGCCTTGTCGTGCAGCTCTTCTACATTGACAATTTGCCT AAGCTTGCCTTGGAAAGATATTCCCACTGGTGGCCATCATGGGCTGATCCGCCGAGTTTGAAGGATCTAGCTAACGATCTGGTTCGTTTGAGTATGAAGAAGCCTAAGCTTGTGAGTTTGAGTAATTGGGGAGCTAGGGTTTTGAGCATTGAACAAGTTGAGTATGCATGCGTTGATGCCCATGTTTCTTACCAGATTGGTCACAAGCTTCTCAGGGATGATTGA
- the LOC130946224 gene encoding 3'-5' exonuclease-like, translating to MFGSSSSSTIPKLGISGATTVLFNPDTSKYTINFDGKAIETTVTDKATIVDQWVQEINILYAGKSSVVVGLDVEWRPHAISYLSNKSATLQLCIDDKCLILQLFYIDNLPLSLKNFLMNPNLTFVGIEVGDDISKLRNEYGLNCGRHADIRELAMKKWPGRFRRPGLKDLAKDLVGLNMRKPKHVSMSNWEDRVLSIEQVEYGCIDAYASYKIGHNLLN from the coding sequence ATGTTtggatcatcatcatcatcaacaatcCCTAAACTTGGAATTAGTGGTGCGACAACCGTTTTATTCAACCCTGACACTTCCAAATACACTATCAACTTTGATGGAAAAGCAATTGAGACCACAGTCACTGACAAAGCCACCATTGTAGATCAATGGGTTCAAGAAATCAACATTCTATACGCAGGAAAATCATCCGTTGTCGTCGGCTTAGACGTTGAATGGAGACCACATGCGATTTCATATCTGAGCAACAAATCCGCAACATTGCAACTGTGCATTGATGATAAGTGCCTTATCTTGCAACTCTTCTACATTGATAATTTGCCTCTTTCTCTCAAAAACTTCCTTATGAACCCTAATTTGACTTTTGTGGGAATTGAGGTTGGTGATGATATTTCGAAGCTTAGAAATGAGTACGGTCTCAATTGTGGTCGGCATGCGGATATTAGAGAGCTTGCAATGAAGAAATGGCCCGGCCGGTTTCGCCGGCCGGGGTTGAAAGATCTAGCTAAGGATTTGGTGGGTTTGAATATGAGGAAGCCTAAGCATGTGAGTATGAGCAATTGGGAAGATAGGGTTTTGAGCATTGAGCAAGTTGAGTATGGTTGCATTGATGCCTATGCTTCTTACAAGATTGGCCACAATCTTCTCAATTAG